DNA from Vicia villosa cultivar HV-30 ecotype Madison, WI unplaced genomic scaffold, Vvil1.0 ctg.000924F_1_1, whole genome shotgun sequence:
GGGGATGGGAGATCAAAGAGCAGGATAGACAGGTTCCTAGTATCTGATACTTTAGTTTCTTTGTGGGGAGTTGTTGGCCAATTCATTGGTTCCCGGGATATTTCCGACCATTGCCCGATTTGGTTAGAAGTCGATAAAGAGGATTGGGGGCCTAAACCTTTCAAGTTCAACACCGAATGGTTTTCGAACAAGAATTTATTGCCGTTTGTCGAAAAGGAGTGGAAGGAGATGGAGGTGTTTGGAAGAGGCGATTTTGTCTTGAAAGAAAAGATCCGGCTTTTGAGAGATAAATTGAGATGGTGGAATAAAAATGTGTTCGGTAGGTTCGACTTGGCGGTGGAAGAGGGGGTTAAGGAGTTAAATGAGATGGAGGACTTGGAGGTTTTGAATGCGGAAGACTTGGCTAGGAGGAAAGAGGCTAGTAAAAACATTTGGATGAATCttagaataaaagaaaacatGCTTATTCAAAAGTCGAGATTGAAGTGGTTGAATGACGGCGATTCGAATAGTAGATTCTTCCATAAAGTTATGAAGGAGAAAAGGAGAAGGAATCATATTAGTAGTTTTGTCACTAGTAATGGGGTAGTGAGCTCGGTTTTAGAGGTGAAAGAAGCGGTGAAGAGGCACTTTGAAAGCAAATTTCATGAAAGTTGGAAAGATAGACCGATTTTGGAAAATGCCTCTTTCAATTGCTTAAATTCGGAGGCAAGTCAAGGTTTGGAAGAACCTTTCTCGGAGGAGGAAATAAAAGGCGCGATTTGGAGTTATGATGGGGCGAAGAGTCCGGGACCGGATGGTATGTCTCTTCTCTTTTTCCAAAAGTGTTGGTCTTTTATTAAAAGGGATGTGTGTGCTTGCATTAAGGATTTTCATACCGGGGTTGTTTTGTCTAAATCAATAACTTCATCATTTCTTACCCTTATCCCGAAATCTTCTAATCCTTTGGGATTAGACGATTATAGACCCATTTGTTTGGTTGGTAGCATATACAAAATCTTGGCGAAGTTGTTGGCTAATAGGATCAAAAAGATAATGCCTTCTATTATTTCCTATAGTCAAACCGCTTTTATCCCGGGTAGGCATCTTGTGGATGGTGTTCTTGTGGCTAACGAATTGGTGGATTTTGCTTCTAAGGAGGGAAGGGAGTGTCTCCTTTTCAAAGTCGACTTTGAGAAGGCTTATGACAAAGTCAATTGGAATTTTCTAAGATTCATGATGAGGAGCATAGGATTTGGGGACAAATGGATGAGGTGGATGGAGGTTTTAATTTTTTCTAGTAAGATGTCGGTTTTGATCAACGGTAGTCCAACGGGGGAATTTGGGGTGGAAAGAGGGTTACGTCAAGGAGATCCTATCTCCCCGTTTCTTTTCGTGATTGTGGCGGAAGGCCTTAAAATCTTGATTGATAAGGCGGTGGAAAATGGGGATTACGCGGGATTCAAAGTTCAAGGGAGTTGTTTTATTGATGTTCTTCAATTTGCCGACGACACCTTATTGGTTGGTGACGGTAGTTGGAATCACTTATGAGCCATCAAGACGGTGTTGAAAGGTTTCGAGATTGTTTCGGGTCTTAGCATCAATTACCATAAGAGCAAGCTTATAGGAATTAATGTTAATGAACGGTTCATGGAGTTGGCTACGGTTTTTCTTTGTTGTCGGGAGGAGTCGAAGCatttcaaatttcttggtattaaTATAGGTTCCAATCCTCGAAGAATCATTTTTTGGAAGCCTTTGGTTGACGGAATGAGGAAGAAGTTATCTTCGTGGAAGAGTAGGTGGGTGAGTTTCGGCGGTAGAATAACACTTATAAAATCGGTTTTGTCAAGCTTGGCTATATTTACTCTATCCTTCTATAAAGCTCCGGTGAAAGTCATAAGAGAAATGAACAAGATTCAAAGTAATTTTTTGTGGGGAGGAACGGAGGAAAGACGAAAGATGCATTGGGTCGGGTGGAATGAAGTTTGCTTACCGGTGGAAAAGGGGGGTTTAGGAATCAAAAGATTGGATGTTTTCAACAAGGCTCTTCTATACAAATAGCGATGGAGGATATTAGAAGAATCTAATGCTCTTTGGTATCGCTTGTTGAAATCTCGATACGGAGATATTAATCTTGATGTCATTCATGGGAGACGTAATTTAAATCACAACCGTTCTTGTTCTGTTTGGTGGGCGGACATATGCTCGCTAGGGAATAACCAATCGGTAAATTTCTTTAATTCAAATTGCAGGTTCAGCTTGAGCAACGGATATTCAATCTCTTTTTGGCACTCATCGTGGCATAAGGGAGAACCTTTTTTATACCGTTATCCGGAGGCGTATGCAGCGTCTGGTTTGAAGGAGGTCTCCGTTGCTTGTATGGGGGGGAGGCTGGACGATTTATGGAAATGGGGCAGCCTCGGAACTTCGAACGCAGCTGTTGGTTCGGTTGCTGCAGAGATTGCAGGTCTGCGGAGGGAGCTGGAAACCGTTGTCCCAACCATTCTTCCTGCTGCTGCTGTCCGTGACAGCACTGTCCCAGCTGCTGCTGTCCGCGACAACATTGTTTGGTTGCCTTCGGGTGCGGCAGCATTCACTGTTTCGTCTTGCTATGCGGCCTTGTGCAAGATGCATATTCCGTATGGCCCACCGGGAGCTTTTGACGTTTCCTACAAGTCCATTTGGAGGGTGGATGTCCCCCTTAAAATTAGAGCTTTCGGTTGGCGGTGCTTTGCTAACGGAATTCCCTCTAAGGCCTTGCTCCTCAAAAGAGGTATCCTTTCTCCTAATTCTGATATCTCTTGTGTTTTTTGCGGTTGTAATCCCGAATCTTCTGTTCATTTGCTGTTGGAATGTCACGAAGTGGAGTTAGTTTGGAAGGAAATTGCAAATTGGTTGGGAACGATCAATTGTAAGGTTATTGATTTTAAGGAAAGTTTTTCTTCCTGATACATCACTTGTAGAAAGCTGAACATTAAAAAGGGAAAGGCGGGAGGTATATGGTTGGCAATCATTTGGAGCCTTTGGTTGCGTAGGAacgaaatcatttttaaaaatggtGTTTGGAATGTTAGAGACGTCGTTTGGGGGTGTAAAGCGCTCCTCTGGAGGTGGTCATTTATAGGGAATATTACTCAGCCCAATTGTAACTTCTACGAGTTTAGCAAAAACCCTTTGCTTTATCTAGCTTAGATACTATTTGGTGGGTAATTTTCCGCTGTTGTTTTTTCGGCTTCCTTTTGTATCTTGTAAGACTTTTGTTCTTTTATTAGTAAAATCTTGCTTActgaaaaaaaaatacattataaataaaataaatagtatatacattataaataaaataaatagtatgtTCTATAGCAATTCAAAACGGAATACAGGAAATAATAACCAAATATATCAATTTTAAGACTGATTATTTTTTATGCACTTTTGACAAGATAGTTTTGGTACTATAAAAGTTGATTCATTAAATTAGTTATTattctttttataaaatatttatttaaaacaatGTGATAAACTTGATGAAACAATTATAtctcatgttatgacaaaataaaagaaaaaaatacttaATTTCTTATAGTAAGAATTTATATGATTcattttaatatcaaattaatagataaaaaattatctaattatgtttatttattacaaataataatattcttGGTTAGATGGCAtatcataattaataataattaatatttaaattacaaTTTATTGTAAAGAGAAAAATTGTAAATGGCTAAAATACCGGGAATATAGTTTATTCAAAATTTACATTTATTTTAGGAAATTATTTTTCGGATtcagtaaaaataaaatattcaaccaTATTatagataaattatttaataatgatttatttatttattttaaaaataaattaaacatacaataattttaaaatatattgtgtTTAAAAATTGGTTAAATATTacttctattttaatatataaaaattaactaACACAAAATATACTTTATTACCCTAATGAAAACAATTTTAAGAGATTTGCATGCCCCTAAACGTAATATATTTCATTAGATGTCTCAAATTGAATTGTAAAAAGAAATTGTACTATGTTTGTAAAAATATGTAGGTATtggtttttttttactattttttatttgttttggagTGTGCATTGTGTCAATGAAAATATGTAGTATtgtttattcttatatttttgtgtttatttttataataaaaatgtaatttCATGTGATTAATACATATTAATATTGCAAAATTACGTAATTATTGCAGcattaattttcttaattcaaattgatttgaatcattagaatattttttttaaccaTCATTAATGATAGTCCCAAATAATTGGTTTGAATCTTTGAAAtaaatgtttttctcaaatcgaaTAAAATAGATAGTATTTATTAGGAAGGTAGGGATGTCGTGGTGTGGATGGGAAAGGCGGATACGGGTTCGACTTATTCGGTTGCTTCATGTTACGAGTATATTAGGCGGGTTCAGACTCCTCATGGGCCTTTTGACAAAAATCATGAGGCGTTTGGGATTCTTTGGAAATCGGAGGTTCCTTTTAAAGTGAAGGCGTTTGGTTGGTGACTTTTCCGAAATAGACTTCCTACTTTAGACCTCTTGGTGAGAAGAGGCATGGCTATTTCCGCGGATAGTTTAAATTGTATTCTTTGTAACAATTGTGTGGAGAACAAGAGgcatttctttttttcttgtgGGGTGGTCAAGAAGGTGTGGTTGGAAGGTGCCGTTTGGGTGGGAAAAAAGGAGAAGGATGAGGAAGATTGCAAAGCTAATTTTTTGGAGTGGCATAACTTTTTCCGTTTGAAGAAAGTGACAAAAGGGAAGGAGGGAATGATTTGGCTTGCTTGTGTTTGGACTCTTTGGATTCTTAGAAACGGTGTGCGTTTTCAGAAGGATAGATGGAGTGTTAACGATATTGTTTGGAATATTAAATCTTTAACTTGGAAGTGGATGTTTTGCGGTAAAATTACACATTCCAATTTCTCCTATTACGAGTTTGTAACGGATCCTTTGTTATTCCTCTCGTTGTAGTAGttggtttgtaattttccttttggCCGGGCTTTTTCCCGTATCCGCTtgtaaaggtgtggagaaccctTTGTTCTCCTTTTTCATTAATTTAGTATCTCTtgcttactaaaaaaaaaaaattaattctggcatcaagtggttccagccccctCCCGGTCGTAGTTGCGGGGATCGAACCGCGATCCTCCCTACCAAGCTCAGCGCCAATCACcatgaaccaactaacgattggttactTCCCCATAtgttttcaaataaataaatgggaAAATCGTTCTGatatttattagtttttattttttttactatttttatttatttcaaaaaaacaaatatgaggtatgtttttttgatttttcatgaGCTGAGATACGAAGGCTCTATAGGAGAATACAAACTAAGAAATCAACACAAATAATTGGTGGTAACTCAACAAATAATTGGTTTTCATTGTAATATACAAATTGTGATGTATGGAATATACGtagaatataatatataatatacgGTGTAAGTGTTTATaccaataaaaaaattgaattttctacAATGTCTCCTATACAAATTTTTATGATTTGTGCTTGAAAAAAAGATTTCAGTATGAAGCATAAATATCTCTAtaatgtttaaatttatttttttcaaattttatcatTAATGGCACAgatttaattaattcattttcagcATCTTCTTTTCAGtccaatattaaataattatactcaTTTCATATATGTTTTCAACCTAAAAAATAGGTAATTTTTCCGAAGGGAAGAAATAGGTCACTTTAATTGTCTTTCCTTACCTTTATTACTACCACACTTCATTAATGAAATTAATTGATTAGTTTTTATTGGCTACATTAAGAGAATAGGAATAGACAATATAGTGATATATTTACAATATTTGATGCAATTCTATCATTCCTTCCGGTTAAATCTTTGATGCAATTCAGATGTGTCAGTAAATCATGGAACACCGTCATCTCCGATCTTAAATTCATCAAATTACATCTTCAACAATCAAAGAAAAACAGAAACCTCACACAAATCCTGTGCATGTCTCTCGGTCCTGATATCCTACGCTTTCCCCTCAATACTTTACTAAACAATCCTTCCATAATCCATTCCACCTAACGTTACTCCCCATCCAACCCCAAATACTGGTACAAATTCATTGGTTCCTGCAACGGATTATTCTGTTTCTCTGTTTTTTCATTGAAGGATCATCAAAGGCAAAAGACCTTGTTTCAGTTATGGAACCCAGCCACCAACACATCATCTAACATATTTAAGAAACACTTGGATTATCTCTGGTTTTCCAAGTTTTCATTTGGTTACGCTAATTTAACTGATACTTATAAGATTGTGTATTTCCATCCCAATAAGTTTGAAATACTTAGCTTCGGCTGTAATGTTAAGAAAATTATTCAACTTCCTAACTTGGTTCCTTTAAATTGTTGTGGTCGTGTTCCTATTTGACGCATCTTTCACAATGAAGATGTATCTTTGAATGACACTATCATCCTGTTGGCCCGAGATATTGCTCAACAAATTGTGATTATCTCGTTGAAATTGAGTACCGACACATATAGCAAGTTACTTCCCCCTCAAGATTTTGTTGAAGTTTCACTTCATTCACCAACTCTTCATGTGTTGGGAGACTCTCTCTATTTTAGTCACCATACTCAAGAAACCCATTTTATTATATGGAAGATGACGGAATTTGGAATTGAAAATTCTTGGACTCAATTTCTTAAAGTAAGTTATCAGGATTTGAATATTCGTATTCAAGATAAATATTTTCTAGCCCCGTTGTGCCTTTACGAGAGTGGTGTCGCACTAGTACAAGCAGCAAACAGTGGTCGAACGAAAGTGATTCTCTATAATTGGAGTggaaatagaattaaaaaaactAGAATGGACAAGTTAACTTCGTGGATGTTTAACCAAAATTATGTTGAAAGCTTGGTTCCCACTTAGTTAATCTTCAATTGTTTACTTGATTGAATTTATGTTAAAGTTTTATGTTAGTTTATGTTTTAAATTTCTTGGCATTccttaataataaatttatgttaAAGATTTTAAAGTCGAAAAGGGGCTTCGTCAAGGAGATCCGCTTtctccctttctttttgtcttggCAATGGAAGTGCTAACGGCTTTAATGAAGAAAGCTATTGACTTGGGTGACTTTCGAGGTTTTAaaattaatgaaatggaggaggTTAACATAattcaatttgcggacgataccGTTATTTTGGCTGAAGGTGACACCGCTAATTTGTGGACTATGAAAGCTATTCTAAGAGGTTTCGAGTTAATGtcagggttgaaggtgaattttcATAAAAGCTCAATTTATGGCAGCAACGTTGAAGATAGGTATTTAGAAGCGGCGTCCATGTTTCTTGCTTGTAAAGTTGATAGGCTTCCTTTCAAGTATCTCGGTGTTAGGGTCGGTGATAATCCGCGAAAACTATCAATGTGGAGGGACTTGATTTTGGTTTTGAAGAATAAATTGGCCGTTTGGAAGGGTTTGTATCTTAACTTGGCGGGTATGGTGTGTTTGATCAACTCGGTTCTTAATTCCATCCCGATTTACTCTTTATCTTTTTATAAGGCTCATTCTAAGATTCTTAAAGAGATTATGGTCATTCAAAGCAAGTTTCTTTGGAACGGGAACGAAATTAAAAGACCCATACACTGGGTTAGTTGGGAAACCGTGTGTAAATCGTGGGATGAAGGAGGCCTTGGGGTAAAGAACGTGGAAGTAATGAACATTGCGCTCCTTAGTAAATGGAAATGGCGGATTCTGTCGGAGGAAGAGGTGGTTTGGCGTAGCATTCTTGCTTCTCGGTACGGAGAAGTAAAGAAGAAGGTACTCATAGGCGATAAATCCGTCGTTCACAAATCCAACTCCCTAT
Protein-coding regions in this window:
- the LOC131632282 gene encoding uncharacterized protein LOC131632282: MAISADSLNCILCNNCVENKRHFFFSCGVVKKVWLEGAVWVGKKEKDEEDCKANFLEWHNFFRLKKVTKGKEGMIWLACVWTLWILRNGVRFQKDRWSVNDIVWNIKSLTWKWMFCGKITHSNFSYYEFVTDPLLFLSL